Genomic segment of Arctopsyche grandis isolate Sample6627 chromosome 3, ASM5162203v2, whole genome shotgun sequence:
cttaaccaattaaaatttgacaaaacaagtggggggtggaaagtcaaacgaACAAGGCTACTGGCAATGGGTGAACTGTCACCTTctccaaaaattttcaatttttaaacgtgattattacgattatatttcaccatcgacttagcgAACCCAATTAAAATCTCTATCGGTGGCCAAACCTCgctaaatggcaaagtttcaaagcgtttagaagagtgtaggaagtttgACGGACCAATTGACGAAGTTAAGCTAAGTAtaaccttgtaataaaaaagagCAGACTGGGCCAACGGGATGCAGAAAACTTTCAACGTTTTTTcatacgtttattttatcgaggtaagccaatataatcaatataatttttgttattaatccacaagaatagtcgaaatatgatttttctaagtggaattttatttaattctcatataaagataatttaatatattatccctattaattcaattcagattagtgcaaatacgagtaaatactagtacgagctttttgctcgcaattttaccgatttaaagttcagcacacttccaattaacccttttaaacgaaaacaaaaaatagtgcggccagaacactatcccaataaacatttttcaatagaaaaaactcaatataaaatagtattaacagcgggaaaaaatcccaagtgaaaatacgtacttttgacttttgatttgaactggacgactacttagagatttgaaagctgaaaattactacaaattaaagataaaatacccaactatagattccaatattttgagacatcgaccgaacaacatcaagatatagaaaaattgcgcgatttaaaaagACATATagctctgaatctcgagccaatcaccattttttattaccagattcgtgttcactgggcatacatatatttactagaaaagtcatatcttgtctctgaaccaaaaaaaaaaagttgtcattttcgaacagtgtaattgtaattggccaggaaggcgcattggggtttacctgttaggccttcctggtacattGGGCAATTTCATTGGTCTGTACTACGTGTCCCTTCacgaattgatttatttgtgtattcaATGCACTTGGACATAGCCTTGAACGTGACAGAATTTAGTtgacatttatataaatgaagTTAAAAGAATTTAATTAACTTTTCGACCGAAGTGTGTATTGTCGTCGGTTTCATAAAACTTTTCATCGACATTATCGATGCGTTCAATCTTGTCCCGTTCCAGTCGACACACTTTTGTCCCGTTTGAATTCCACGGGAATAAAGAGGGGGGGAGGGAAGGGAGTTAGGGGATGGTTATAAGGGCAAGGAAGTGGGGTCGGGAAACATTCGGTTTAGGGGTGTCTCGTGATGTCGCCAGCAGTTGAGATGTGGCGCCAAACATAGTTTTTGTAATTAAACTGTCAAACGCACCGTTTCTATTAATTAAGCTGTCGCGtgcaaaatattcttaaattcgAACCGTCACGAGTCGCGACTACAACCACCACCACCACTAACCAACCACTACACAGCAACCAACAACacgacaacaacaacaacaacaacaacaacacacAGTCGACCGGTAAAATTAAACCCGCCCGATCTAATACAACTTTCGGAACGTGGCGGTGACAGCCCTGAATACGCGCCCtggtgctggaaatttttgatcGCCAATCAAAAACCTCCTTTAAGACGTCTGTATAATATCGACcaatagcgaattttaaaacacttttatatgtttttatacatgctacagtgaaagcatatttcaagtgaacatatattttcactagtgaaaatatatttccaccaattcaagcagtgaaaatgtatcaaaaaatgaatttagaacgtttacatatacattaaaacCTCGATTATCCCGTCTAATTGGGGAAGAAGGTAGTCCAGAAAGTGAAAACTCtggataatcgaaaaaatcacaattttggaagaaatgtgtacaggttgccaatttgttggaactgtttcaatgaaaatcagataaattgccaaactctgatagaaaacgatcgacctggagcacaaaccaatgtctgaccagcagcaatcaGTGGGGCTTGAACCCGTggccactatgttcgaaagcatatatgctaaccactagtccacgctgctggttggcAATTGACAGGAAAAGACAAgtacattcagtatgaataatatttatttttctagatttacatcattatatgtatatgttacagtgaaagcatatttcaagttaaaatatattttcactagtaaaaatacatgttttcaccaattcaagcagtgaaattGCAtcgaacaatgaatttacaacgtttaactctataaatttaaaccTAATatcccaatcttaaatgaatagggccaacccttacttaagctaacctatcctaacccttaaataataccaaccctaacaatctaatcttaaattaataaaaccaaccctgaaaatgtaactggttatgatttcacagaaatgtcagtgaaaatatattttcacttgaaatataatttcactgtgacatatattaattacaaaccacAAGCATAAATTCGGAAGATTACATCAACAAATTCGgaagttttgaatttttaaatcgaaaaaaaattgtaaatatatttttttatgtagaaaaatattagcttataaattaaaatgaattatacacattattaactttatttttttattttattttattttattaattgaaaaatcaacagacaggatgtacatagatatgtataaaaaaacaaatagtaaataagaaGACAAATAGTAAATAGTAAATAGTAAATACTTTcataagattattattattataaatattacagccgtaaaatggcagatccttaATACATGCAAATAATCAAATGATTTAATCAAGAAGAAGAACGctcaaaaactacaaattattgaaaacccaatttgccgaaattctgAAAGACCTTGTATagattattgaaactactttcaataatattttattggtttatggcCTAGTCCTATATCTGAAACCCACCGCCAAGTGccgtacctttttttgttgttcaaagaaatatacgcctattccctAAGACAGTTTGAtccaatacacatttttttgatctttcatagaaatttgaaattcataattgtaagttttgaggaatataaacatttattaaaagaaaCCTGAAAAATAAGGTGgatcgagccaaaaaagccAGTTTTTTTGAAAGATTGTCAAAAGCTGGTTTTTCGGTTTCATTTTAAGCCAGCTTGGAAGCTCAATCGTAGCTATTGagtaaatcgaataaattttttgatttcagccGTGATTCGAACCCACGTTCCATCTACTGCTAAGCAATCCTTTAGCCAGTGAGCTACGCGATTGTACGGTAATTTCTCAGGTGATTGAAATCGATAGTATCTACACACGCGTGTACTCTTATATATGAAGTGAGCGATTTGGGACCTCGCCGATAACCCTCTGATCTCGACGGTGGGAGGGGGCTAATGGGAAATGGGGGGGGGTTTGGAAAGGGGGGTGAATGTAATGGTGCCTCCTTGGACAGATGGCGCCGCCCCCGCAGCCGGGACTGCGCCCCCGGGAACGGATGGGGGGCGAAAACCGAAAATCCGATCAAAGCGACCAATACTCCCATTTGCTGGGTCAAGCTCACTTTGACTATTCTAATATttcacattttatattaaatatatttatttagattttatattatttaaatcataCTAATAAAGTCACgtgatttaattttcaatccCTACATATAAGCCCTTACTAACAAATACTTACATAGATACAAAATGACATGTGCTTGTACGAAACTATTCTTATTGGTAGCagacataatacaaataaatgtaatacagTTTTATTGACTTGATAATTGTGGACAGGTCTTGAACTCATTACTTCTTGGTAGTAACATACTATAAAGCTGCATTACGAACATGTATATCAGCGGGCAAACGTGTCTGATTCTACGTTCGTGAGCAATTCCCCTTATTGAGCATTACAATGAGTGGTGGGGGAAAGTATGTCATAACAGACTAAACACAAGCCTGTCCATATATGTGTATTCATATCAGTGCAGCGGGttggtgcaagcgctcgacaatcaccagacagactgaatgacagataaactggatgacagctttaaacgcaattctcgtcttctcgaatgatagattgcacatcagatgacgagtaacctttcgatgtgcacagatgcaattattaaaatggtaattatttggGTGTTACTCAAGTGGTAACGAAGAGTGCGTGCTGAAATGTCCACTAACTCTTTCGCACTTGTTGTAATATGTTGAATTACCTTCAGACAACCTTTACAATGTGTGTCGTAAGTTGTGAACCATCCTGTATATATTCGGTATGATATTTAGAAAGTTGGCGACGCGTCGTGAAAAATGTATCGGCGTCGGTGAACTGTTTTAACTGTCGGACATTAGCGGCACGCGGCCCGCGTGCCACATCTGTTGCCTTAGGactcacccacccacccacccaaccAACCCAAACCACCCCCAAATCCTCCTCTTGCCCCTCCTTTCACCTCCAGACTCCGGCTCCATCATCAGCGCAGCCGGTGCCAGCACTCTCGCACTCTCGAcctccccccctcccctcccccacACCACACCTCTGGGAAGAAACGCAGGCATGGGGTGGTTTTGGGGAGGGACCTTGCCTTTCCTAACTCTTTGCCCCCCCGGCGCCTTATGTCGCCATTTGAATATTATTCGCCGTAGAGGTATTAAAAGACATTCCATTAAAAAACAAcagaaaaaaagaaataattcaGGTTATGAGAGTGGCGTCATGAGAGTTGATCATTCGTGTGATGATAAATCAATCAGTAGTGAGCATGTGAGTAGTACGCTGTCATACGAACCGTTTCTACCGTTTAGTACTTTATATACAAATCTTGGCTCGCGAGTCATACTTGGCTACCGATTACTCGAAAACCAGAAATGGCTCTTGCAAATCTCGGAAGGTGAAAACTTTCCAAGTCGAAAATCGGCCGCACAGGTAGTGCCAATATTGAATACTAGGGTTAGACTTGAGAAAACCATTAAAAGCTAAATTTCTGGGGAAACACCACAAATCTTTAATAGCTTGGGGTCCTCGaagtaatacaatataaaatattgaaataaattatgtgttattatttaaacgcaaccaccaaccACTATGCGGAggtcttttataatattgttgcgtaggggtgggtggaggatccaagtaaaaagccTTAGTCGTttaacagcatttattgatgattaaggagatacacgcactgacagtgctcagtccagaatgacctgatatcgcctacgtaccgcgttataaggggtagatctctcaggacgtctaatctgtttacctactgtatagtcacgtattcggatatgtattcccacggtgtGGGTCAGTCGttctgagaagtgcaatcattgtttagcttacttgcacttagcctgtcgctaatccttgaaaccacttataccggtcgcacggtatgcacttagttaatccgttaacagataatccttgaacggtcacacagtctctggggttctattcgcttaatccgcggtgtacgtaacaatatttaaagTGCACAACATATTCACGTCACACCagagagatatgtatgtatatacgtataatgtGTTTGCGAAAACTATTAATTACGTTTAAAAAATAACTGAACGACTATTCATAAGAACGAATGAAAGTCATTGTGGCTGTGTCATATTATGAGTAATTCAATATGAAATCAATGAAGCGTGAGTTCATATGACAGACATCTCAAAGTATTCTATTGTACTTTTAAGATCTAGATAGTATGCTAGGTTTGCCCAGGTTAGTTTTATTAGTGCCTAAGATTTACATAGCCAGCGGTATGGCTCGGTGGAtgcatttatgtttagcaccgagaagttaccgggttcgatcccgtgctaatctttaatactgctggtcactTTGAtacttgtatatttgtgactccatgtcacaaatatctgaatttgatttatgtacaatacaagtttatatacatacaagtctAATTCCATGGATGTTTCTatggataaattaattaattgttaatttcgtggtCTTCGGCCTTCAAAATACGgtcatttatgtaataaaaatgctgtaatgtttgtaattaattgtctaagaaggcgcattggggtctacctgttaggccttcttagtatatacatatatatgaaaaaaaatgtgcgtAGTGCAATAttcagttataaaataaaaatttcaaaatatttatttatcgtcaaatataaacaaaaacatattgaaataaatagttgaatacatattcaaatagaGTAActaattatacaaagtaaaacaTTGGTGAGGTGGCAACCCTACCCGTTGCCCATCGGTATGGTTAAGTTTGGCCATCTATGCTATATGgttatttattatgattattgtggttattatgattatttcgcacattgcgatcgcgcgcacgacaacagttgccacaaaaatcgcgaatacggaatatctggcactcgagttctcgttagtacaatatttcgcgtggctAGCTTTCCATTGTTTGAGTGTTTTTGGgttccagatgttccgtgatcaagattttagatcgctttttgcggaataatcaccgaaccatgctatacatgtatgtacatatgtaccatttaTTAGTTTATGGAAAACTAGTAACCAAGTGTACGCATCCGTACATTTGATAACAAGTGAGCAcccttaaaaacattttttctcaaattaataaaacaataaaacatatttttatgattcttattatttaatgtattattttgaaaatatttttgaaaatgttttttactGAATGCGTCGATTCTGTCTCCTTTTGTCCCAGACCGTAGGGAGGACTCGATCCAGTTCGAAGATAATAAGTACCTTTAGCATTATTTTCAACGGAATATCCCATATGAGCTACAGCATTTCGGTGACACTTTTCAACATTGAAACTTTTCCAACTGTCACACCTGACAGCTGGAAATGCAACTGGATTAGTCACAGACTCAACATACAACTGCCAAGACCTTTCATGGCTGCAAGACGATAACGGACAACCGGGTTGTTCCTCGCCATTGTTCGGATAAAAGTCAGCATCGCCTACAAACCAAAAAtcacacatttaaaataagtttttaatattttatagaaaatttaGACAAACAAGCTTACCAATGGGTTCAACATATCCATATGCTCCAGCATTAGTATGTATGACATCTACAAAATCTGCATCTTCATTGCTTAGTCTCAAATCAGGGCTCAGGTCTGAGAAGCAAGGTCCTGCTGGATCCAAGGCAGTAATCTTAGCTATATTTGCACCAGTTATAGTCTTGAAAGTCTTGCCTGTAAATCCTGCTATCTGAGCACCGAGACTATGACCGATGAGGTGAATATCTCCAAGTTTTATCCCATCTAAAATTCAACTTCATTTAAATTGTCCCAAGTGAAAACGAATGAAGCAAACCAAAGCTCACCTTTAAAAAATGAAGATAAAAGTTTTCCAAGCTCCTCCCCGATGAAGTAACTGTAGTGGGTCGATCTGATGTAAGCTACTGATATGAGTCTACTGGAGTCCAGTACCAGAACGTTTCTGCCTCCACGAGCTACCAAAGCACTTGCTACGTTTCTGGGTGCATCGCTTTCTGAATTCGAACGAAAACCATGGATGAAGATGGTAATCGGAAGGTCGCTTTTGTAATGAGGCGAATGCATAAGTCTTTTCCTTGCTCCGAACATTCCAAATACTTCTTTCATAATCAGAAATCGTTCTTTGGAAACTTCATTTTCAATCAGCGGTAGTTCAGATCTGTGCCACAGCTCCAAGGTCAACATTGAGGTATGATATTTAGTAGTTAAGTTCAGATCCAAGCCTAAATGTGCTTTATAAGCTGTGCCTTTACAACAAGTGATGTAATTAATAGATTTTTCCTGGATTTGAAGCGGTTTAAATGTTGGAACTTACAATTTTTCCATAGAGAAGCCATTAAAGTTCTGTAGAGCACGTTCCCAGCTGGTAATCCAGTGTTCCAAACATCATCAATGGCGTAGGATTTTACATTAGTGGCCGATGCGCTGATCAAAACCAACAATGCAGTATGGAACCCTACAGCTTTCATTGTGCAACCTGTTGCACCAATGAGTTAGGTAGTTCTGAGAACAAATCCGAGCTCAATTGAGCTTGTCGAGAACACAAACCATAGAAAATGGTATAATGGTCCTATTATTGTAAAAACCTTTATCAaatcgttatttatttaatttcaaatatacatatgtacatatatatgtacgtacacaggTAGTGCTTTTTTTCCTAATGCTATGTAGACTAAAATCAATATTGAACGAATTTGTTGTCTATAAATCATTCATTGATGTGTGTAATTTGATACAATCTGTTTCAATAGACAAAATCATTTCTGTTTTATTAGgaaaatataattcataaagTCTAAAAATGCATAAAGCCGTATCTCATGCCAGGGGTAGCACACATTTTTGACTTCACTTGTCCAATCGAAACAGAATCGAAAAACGGAATTTTGAATATACGCAGTAGGTGAAGAAAGGTAGCACAACTAGTGATCAACGAGCCCCCCCCCTAACTTTTTTTTAGGGTACTAATTAATTGAACTTCAATTATGACCATATTCACTTTCATAAAAATAGCAAATATAATGTATcgcatgaaaaataaattattttacgttatataaaatattcaaacattaaagaaacatattatattacaggtGAGAAAAATTATTACCACTGGAATTAATTTATCCATACTTCAATATAATCACACAAAGTCattagtaaaaaaaaggttaaaaaaaaccgtatttgtattttttctgaaattattttttgtgatatctacatattatctatttgaagcatatttatattatagatatcaCAAAAAGATGTCAcagggcaatttttttatttgtctatattgttttaatctcgtttgtattttttctgataaaattagtttttataatattagttTTTAAAAGTTAAGGCGTACCAAGTgaatagtattgttacgtagggATGGGTTCAgggcattgatgtataatacactagatctgccctcacgtcttatactggtctcccttttggcgcatgcaaaatacatggcgcatgcacagtttctcttagtaggtaggtaggtaccgctgcgtcgtagggaaaaaaaacagttttttcccaacttccccgctagttaaaccccccgcacccctcagttagtgaagacaaaatctccgaccaaaatcacacgtcagggcccatctatttgtattatacatcaatggttcaGGGCCCaagtgaaaggccaaagtcacttcacagcatttattcaacgatccgGAAGGTCCACACAATACTACCGCTTACTCCAGAATATCTGATCTAGCGTGTttacctccttataaaagatAAGTTGCttaccacagcttccccgatccatttatgtatctattgtctggGTCCGGGGGTTaacaaactttatgctactacgcctcccaaccttttattttttaatagatataataatatagacacgttttaaataataaacctttatttaaaaaaaaatactgaacactacaatagagaGAATAATCAATAGAcagcctcccctggcaatagtacGCGCCTCCCAATTTGGTgagtaaagggcggatagaaaacgtgctttttccaggaattagGGCGTTTGGGTCTATTTACTAAGCtatagtgcaaaaaaaaaggttcttcataaaattgaacaaagcacagcgaacaattaacaataaacggcacgcttccggtcctacctctagtgatgaatctattgtttacgcatgcACTCACCCGGGTccatgagaactccagcgtatcccttgttcgggcacttactgattCCCGTTAGCTTAATCcgaggtctctattgttcaccaaCGAATACACGTAGACAGTgtatactctctctctctctcattttcccacgttacagtatatattttaaagtaaaaagttTTTATTGTTATACCAATTGACTAGTATCTAAAATGAAgttcaattatacatacatatattccctttttttaaataattgatctTTTTATTTACCAATAAATGCAAGTTTcttggtaaataaaaaattaaatggacGCTATTGACAAATTGACGACCACTCTAATGAATGtacttattatacatttatatattattacgtgcgttttattttactattgtaTCATTTTATAGTGATTTATTTAACAAGCATTTCCACGCCGTTTATTTAttcttataatatttacatacaaattacgCATCGTCAATTTCATACTATTATGTTCATTATTGTtgcatatagtatgtacatatgtatatttcaaatcgATTTGACCTCCaaacatgtatatgtaaatacacatatactacatatgtatatggttctAGAATCTAAATACAAGGGAATATAGACattaaggttataaaaatatatatgtacatccatatttataaaatttatttcagtaCTATTAACAAaacattatgtaaaaaaaatatcattacaaATTGTGTTgttcaaataaaaaagtaaaaatagtacagaaataataGTAGCGCAGagtgaataattttcaatataaaatatattaagtttttaTCAAACGTATTCGTGTATATCAGAATATAATTCACAATTGAACTGTCATAATAAAGAAATCAAAACTGACCAATCAAGCACAAACCTTCACCTtaaatattcgaaaaataattttttaattaaaggtACTTGAACAGTCCTGATTTGGCCTTGATTTCGAGCTTAGGTCCTCCAAAACCGAAGGGAGCCTTTCTGTCAGTCTTCAAATAATATATTCCCCTTTTGGTCTTATCCATACCGTATCCCATGAACACTTCGTCATTTTTATCGCAAGACCCTGACACAAAGATGTCCCAGCTCGAGCACTTGACACTTGGGAATCTGTCTTCAGCGTCGATCGAAGCGCTGAATAGTTCCCAAGACCTGCTGTGACTGCAAGGTGGAACGGCACATCCTGGCTGCTGCCCACCACCATTGGGATAAAAATCCACGTGACCTAGGATCAAATCAACTCTGATTAATAGTCCTA
This window contains:
- the LOC143909314 gene encoding lipase member H-like is translated as MLTLELWHRSELPLIENEVSKERFLIMKEVFGMFGARKRLMHSPHYKSDLPITIFIHGFRSNSESDAPRNVASALVARGGRNVLVLDSSRLISVAYIRSTHYSYFIGEELGKLLSSFFKDGIKLGDIHLIGHSLGAQIAGFTGKTFKTITGANIAKITALDPAGPCFSDLSPDLRLSNEDADFVDVIHTNAGAYGYVEPIGDADFYPNNGEEQPGCPLSSCSHERSWQLYVESVTNPVAFPAVRCDSWKSFNVEKCHRNAVAHMGYSVENNAKGTYYLRTGSSPPYGLGQKETESTHSVKNIFKNIFKIIH